The Mesorhizobium sp. B2-8-5 genome segment GGCAGTTTCGGCGCCGTCTGGCGGAAAGCTTCGATCAGATAAAGGCCGACATGATCGCGCTTGCTGGGGCGGCGGTTGAAATGCATCGATTTCAGCACCGGCGGCGCGGTCAGAGCGATATTGCCTTCCTCGGCCAGTTCGCGCGCCAGCGCTTCCTCGAGAGTTTCGCCGACCTCGACGCCGCCGCCCGGCAATTGCCAACCGGGAACATAGGTGTGGCGGATCAGGAAGACGGAGTTGGAGGCGCGGTCATAGACCAGTCCGCGCACGCCAAGCGTCATCGGGCGGCGCAACAGGAAGTAAAAATGGAACAGCCTTGCCCGCAACCCCGGCCAGCCGGTCTGGCGGAATGCCTCTTCCGAATCGGTTCGGCGATTCATCCAACGATCCCCAAGCAGATGTTCGTGGGTTGCCCCACGAACATCTGCTTGGCTTTCCTTGTTTTTCGCAGGTTCGGACCGCAAAACCGTGGGACACTTTTGCGGAACCTGCGTGGGCGAACAGCAAACGGTGAGTGGAAA includes the following:
- a CDS encoding NUDIX domain-containing protein yields the protein MNRRTDSEEAFRQTGWPGLRARLFHFYFLLRRPMTLGVRGLVYDRASNSVFLIRHTYVPGWQLPGGGVEVGETLEEALARELAEEGNIALTAPPVLKSMHFNRRPSKRDHVGLYLIEAFRQTAPKLPDHEIAEAVFFPLDRLPENTTPATLRRIAEILGAELPSLYW